From a single Lolium rigidum isolate FL_2022 chromosome 7, APGP_CSIRO_Lrig_0.1, whole genome shotgun sequence genomic region:
- the LOC124675600 gene encoding WRKY transcription factor WRKY51-like → MAVDLMGCYAPRRADDQLAIQEAAAAGLRSLELLVSSLSAAAPSTKAHQPQPQQPFGEIADQAVSKFRKVISILDRTGHARFRRGPVEAPTPPRPVPAPVAAPPPAPVTVVAPVSVAAPSHPQKSLTLDFTKPNLVSVSAATTSVTSTSFFSSVTGGEGSVSKGRSLMSAGKPPLSGHKRKPCAGGHSEANTTGSRCHCSKRRKNRVKTTIRVPAVSSKIADIPADEYSWRKYGQKPIKGSPYPRGYYKCSTVRGCPARKHVERALDDPAMLVVTYEGEHRHSPGPSLMAPSPLPMPMAMSVAAGNGHA, encoded by the exons ATGGCCGTGGACCTGATGGGCTGCTACGCCCCGCGCCGCGCCGACGACCAGCTGGCCATCCAGgaggcggccgccgccggcctccgcaGCCTGGAGCTGCTGGTGTCCTCCCTCTCCGCCGCGGCGCCGTCCACCAAGGCGCACCAGCCTCAGCCGCAGCAGCCGTTCGGGGAGATCGCGGACCAGGCCGTGTCCAAGTTCCGCAAGGTGATCTCCATCCTCGACCGCACCGGCCACGCCCGCTTCCGCCGCGGCCCCGTCGAGGCGCCGACGCCTCCTCGCCCGGTTCCAGCTCCCGTGGCGGCTCCTCCGCCGGCTCCTGTGACGGTCGTGGCGCCGGTGTCGGTGGCGGCGCCGTCGCACCCGCAGAAGAGCCTGACGCTTGACTTCACGAAGCCGAACCTGGTGAGCGtgtcggcggcgacgacgtccgTGACGTCGACCTCCTTCTTCTCGTCCGTGACCGGCGGGGAAGGCAGCGTGTCCAAGGGCCGGAGCCTGATGTCGGCCGGGAAGCCGCCGCTGTCGGGCCACAAGCGGAAGCCGTGCGCCGGCGGGCACTCCGAGGCCAACACCACCGGCAGCCGATGCCACTGCTCCAAGAGAAG AAAGAACAGAGTTAAGACGACGATCCGCGTCCCGGCGGTGAGCTCGAAGATCGCTGACATCCCGGCGGACGAGTACTCGTGGAGGAAGTACGGGCAGAAGCCGATCAAGGGATCCCCTTACCCACG CGGCTACTACAAGTGCAGCACTGTCCGCGGGTGCCCTGCTCGGAAGCACGTGGAGCGGGCGCTGGACGACCCTGCGATGCTGGTGGTGACCTACGAGGGCGAGCACCGGCACTCGCCGGGGCCGTCGCTGATGGCGCCGTCGCCGCTGCCGATGCCGATGGCGATGAGCGTGGCAGCCGGCAACGGGCATGCCTAA